The genomic region aatttttttcagtcacttTTCCAGATCAGCCAGGAGAGTTTTTCCGAAACACATATGATGGATAAATGATGTGTTTAGACAAAAACcttaacttattattattattttttaacaaggTGATGTCTTGTGATGAAACATGTGGAGTAATTGTTTTAGTTTGGACAGAACCAGATATTTTACACCTAGTGGCCTACATCATCAGAACATCTAATAATAAAGACAGTCATGTCTACTTCAGTTCATTTATTCAAGCGCTTTATCTCAggcaggatgatgatgatggaggacCTGGAGAGTATGCTGTGAATAATGGGCTTAAAGCAGGACTACACCCTGtctgggacaccagtccatcactggACATGCTTTTCTAATCATACATGCAATTCTCTCAATGTCATAATGGTCATCATGATTAACATACCAATTccagtgagaatgtgtgtgtagatgttccACTTCTGTGTTGATTGTGGTGTTGAACCTTTACATTGAAGGAATCTGCCCTGTTTCAATTAACTGTGATGTAAAATGTGTTCCTGTACAACATTAGATGTATAAGTGGAAAATTATGTGACATCACGCACGAGAGAGGAAGTAAACCATTTCTCCTTCAAACATGTCAGCCATATTGAAGTGTCTGCAGCGGTCAGCATGGCGGCCTGTTAAAGGAAAACCTGTAGGAATTTACACAAGCATATGTGAAAAGTTAGGAATGATTCAAGTACAGAGCAAGGACACAGTCACAGCTTTTCTTCACAGCTTTTCACTCCTGTTTTAGGAATGTAATGAATTTCTCAAGACATGGTGCAGGATCTTAGGCCACTCCTTGGCCACTCCTTGGCCATTCTATTAACTGTGAAGGTGTTTCCTGTAAAAGTGAAGCAGCGGTAAACGTTTCATCTGAAGTATAgtgcaaacaaaaccaaaagagagagggaacacTTCTCTTACGATGATTTCATGAAGATGGACTTTGACGTGAGGAGAGCAAGGGCAGTGGAGGTGTTCAGGTCTTGGACTTTGGCAAGTTTTGGATGTGAACGTGACATTTGTAGCTTTGAGAGGGAATCAAGTTTTAATTCGTCATGGGCATCATCATAACAAAGCTTTATTGCCATTGTACagagagataaaataaaataaaatgtaaaaaataataaaataaaataaaataggaacATGTTTTCTGATCTCTGTCtttgctattttatttaatgtttcatACATATATTACTTTTTAAAGAGAAGGTAGCCTATTTAAAAATTGTAATATTTATAGGTTGCTATAATTATGACTATTAGTTTAATAATCAATAAagaaattctaaataaaatgaaagggttttttttcgtTTAATTCGGTTTAAACCTCTTcgtctttctttctgcatttcatTTGTCTTTTGCTGAAATGACGAACTTTCCTGcttatataatgaataatatttcGACCCATATGTACTGAGAGTTCAGTTTAACTTTAATCCGATTTaaaacatgtacagtatattgagTTAATGGgctatttttagtttttttaaaaaaaaaaaaaaataagtcgTGAGTGCTGTTATTTGTTTAAATCTTTCTCTCAAAGTCTTTCTATAATTTCACTTTTGTTCTGAAGAGACTTCAGTCATAtcagttctaaaaaaaaatccacaaaaaaacagatttttctcaaaaacataaaatcactttaaacatacaataaagtaaaaacatttttatgtatttatttatacatgtgCCGAGGGAAAACGGCCGCCAAGCACGCGCTCTGGTCTTTGCTCCATTTAAtacaaatttacattttaaatcttaatacattatatttatatttcacttTCTACATATAGTGAATAATACTTTCCACATTTCACCGTTCAGGAATTAAAGctgtaaaaacaataacaacaatccACTAACTCATTCtgttctgtattttttaataatgataaaaaagacGCTGAGATTTTTACGAATCacaaaaaacatatattttaacACAAATAATGACCTTTGATTTTAAAAAGATCGAAAAGGCAAAGCAgactttaatttcttttaagcAGACACGATCTATTTATAGAGACCCCATCCAAAATACTTCATATTCGGGCGAAAGTTTAGTTCTAATATTTTAAATACGCAATAGAAATTATTTACCCCACTTTGTGGAAATAAATCGCACCGAAACGTTTGCCTTTAAAAACATTCGTTCAGTTGAGTTGCTCTTTACATTAAATCTACACTCAGAGACAagtttataaagtgtttataacattttcttaaaaaatgaaTCTGCCTAAATATATTCAAAGTTACTCCGTTAGACTTGTGTGGCTAAagtctatttttaaaaacaaaaataataatgaagacgacttacacaacaacaacaacaacaacaacagcaacaacaacaacaacaacaacagcaacaacagcaacatcaACACCTCTGTAGAATTCCTTCATTCAGATTTGTTATATTTTGAgaatgtgcatttttttttaaataaaaaacacagagatgAATTTTGGAAAGTGGTTAAAGTTGTACTGACCTTTATATACTGTGTAGAAATAATTTCTCTGTTCGATCTGTATTAaatggtttattttaatttaatatagtgtgtgtgtcttatttaATTGTGTTACTGGTGTTGCCGTGTTTCAGTCAACAaacgcctgtgtgtgttttacccaTGAATAATGTACGCGCATGCGTATTGACACGCAGAAGGGCAATCTTGAACTTGAACTTTGATCCCGTGTGAGTCCTAATTTGAATACGGACGGCGGGGAATGTTTAGAAGATTTGAGGGTTTTTATTAAAGTATTTGGAGTAATTAAATAACTTAAATACAAGATGATGTTTAATGCAATTAACGCAGTTAGATCTTAGTGCTTcctaaggtgtgtgtgtctgtctgtctgtctgtctgtctgtctgtgtgtgtgtgtgtccactagACACACCTCAGACATATCACAAAGTTCGACTCACAACCCACAACTAGACGAGTTCATGAGATCAGACTTTTATTCCTGCATCAGattaaaatccaaaatgaacaCGGAACataaaaaagactaaaagaaaATAGTTTTAGTGTTAAAAACTGTGTGGtcctagggttttttttttcaatccccGTGAACGCTTCACATATAATGCTGCACGTGCACACACTCGCTTTTTTTGTTaacgtgtgtgtttttccttgcATGATTAGAGCAAATAGTTTCAAATTTCAAATAGTTTCAGATATGAtccatacaacatacaacaacatTCCTGATCTTTTCCTAATTCTCCAGTGTCGCGTGTCGCGTGCTCGGTCTGAAGGCCATCGATTATGCTGTggaagcttttttaaaaaaatgttcaaatgaaTGTGAAATCTGAGCTAAGGTGATTTTATTGTGAGGCTCCATGAGTGGAGCTGCCGAAACGCCAGGTAATGTGATGTCCAGCATGGTCAGCGTCTCCATCTTACTCCATCTCACACCAACCTCACACGAGCACGTGCTGTGTATGATCTCGAGACATAAGCAGAACACACCGCTCTACAGAACAACAACCGTTTATTTATACTTTACTTTAATTCTGCTGTTATTGAGAAATTGAATCGGACCTTCGGGGTTTTGGGTCatgtctgtaattttaataaaagagCAGAAATGTTGCTCCAAATTCACCAGGGcggattttaaaataattatgacTCTACATaaactctatctctctctctctcactctcactctctcactctctctctctctcacacttactcacacacacacacacacacacgtgatatTTGGCCTGTCTTTACTACtcaaatattgtttatttatttgtttgtttgtttactttggTAAGACTATCCTATCATTGTGGATATGTTTGGTCCTCATCAGAAAaatcattacacacatcctctctctctctctctctctctctctctctctcttcctctttctctctctcggtccTTTTCCAGAAATAAAGGTTCCATGCGTTACCCATGTATGACTGTATATTCTGTACACTTAGTACCTCTGTTTATTTTAGGAAATTAGCTTTCATGGTAGTTTTTGTAGTTTTAAAACGCACAAATCTATTATGAAGAGACATGGAAAGGTAGAGTTTTGGTATCTTCTCTTCTTAGAAAGTTAAATCTCTTGATGGAAAAATTGCCCCATTGTAAATTTGGAGCTTCTGAGATCCACCTGCTGTAAAGAGTACTCATCAGTGCAGGTGCAATAATCATGTACTGTTACCTGTCACTAGGGCAAAAAAAGGTGTGGGAGAAGGTTGAAGGTATGACATGCTAACCTCAGAACATGGGTAACTACAAACCTTAGCTTTAAACCTTCTGCATTAGAAACCTTTACCAAAGATTTCATGTTGAAAAATGGACTGAAAACATTAAAGTTACACTGGACACACATCTTTCTagttaaacaaaaaaagcatgaaCACTTGATGGTACCACAACAGTGACAAGGAATGGTTCAGTTACAATAGTTCCTTTATTTCTGAGAGCATAGATTCACTGGAGGTCAATCAAACTGGAGGTTCAGGTGATGTTTTCCTCTCACTGAGGCAGGAGAGGAGTGGGAGTAGGTATAATAGACTACATTTCCTTGTCATTGGGGTTATGCCTTTAATGTGCATTTAAAAGGTTCGATGTACATGATGAAAGCTTTAAAGATGCAGATACTTTAACTTTGAAAATTCTGTTTATTCCATTCTTATAATCTGCTTATTCCATTCCTATCTAttcttttgttgtttattttattctattgttttatttttatatattacataattGATGGTCTATTTTAAATTatcttttatattatattctgaTATTCTTTGTATTTTAGATTCTTGAATTTTTAATAttctagatttacattttttatttccattataggacagtggtaaaaaaaacaaaacaacaacccttcactacatgttgtagtgtgtatgattgtgtgagaaataaaatttgaaCTTGAATTCGAGAAGATCCACACTAAAGGTACTAAAGGTGGCTTGATAAGTACTAGCAACAAGGAACGGTTCACTTTAGTTCCCCGTGTTCTGGACTTTCATTTAGACCAGAGCACAAGGAAGACTTTAGAGATGGTCAGCTACTGACCACTGGTATTTTTCTTCAACCACAGTCATTCCCTGAGAGTTCAGGCAGAAAAAACAGCAGGAATTCTGAGAGAAATGAGATTTCGATCATCTCAAAAATCATCCGGAGAGCTAAGAAGAGCTCTGTTGTGTGCAATGCTGTTCAACACTGCTGTAAAATGTCACACTCCTCCCTCGTTCAGGACCCAGAGGAAGAGGAGATGGAAGAGAAGAACATTGTACTTCCTGGTGAGAGGGGCGAGAGGGGCAACACCAGGCTGGGGCAGAAACATGAGTTTTTGTTCCTTATGCACACGTTGTTGTGAAATGTTACTTTTCatactgtgaacacacacacacacacacatacacacacatacacacacatacacacacacacacacacacacacacatacacacacacacacacacatacacacacacacacacacacacatacacacacatacacacacacacacacacacatacacacacatacacacacatacacacacatacacacacacacacacacacacacacacacatacacacacatacacacacatacacacatacacacacacacacacacacacacacacatacacacacatacacacacatacacacacacacacacacacatacacacacacacacacacatacacacacacacacacacacatacacacacatacacacacacacacacacacacacacatacacacacatacacacacatacacacacacacacacacacacacacatacacacacatacacacacatacacacacatacacacacacacactttacatgcTATATCAGTGAATAATCTCAAATATGTAAAACTTAAACGTTGCTCACTGCTCAGGGTTACAATAGTTTATCTTTTCGCACTAATATTTATAACCTTACTTTACTTTCATTGCTCTCTGTGGTTTGTATTGATTTGAGCAAAAGGAACAAGAATTTCCTTCCCTATCGGTAAAGCTGAGCTAAATAGCAAAAGAAAAGTCTACACAAATATTATACAGATATACAAAGAAGAACTTGACATCAATATTACACAACATTCGATTTGGCCACTTGCTGTCTGTGTATCTAGAAAAAAACGTTCAGTTTATTATTCATAAAACacgatgaataataataataataataataataataataataataataataataataataataataataataatacagtatttattctttttcttgtttgtttacaatttgtttgtttatttaattaatattcagGATATTGATCCTACACATTGGTAGTTATTCTGcgatacagtttttttttttttactttaactatattactaaaaacaaaaataataacaaatttgTTTATATTCAAAATATGTGCGAACTCAAGGCACTTTTTCAGCGTTTGTTTTGCGCaaataaaatgtctgaaaaGTTATTCCTTTAAACAATTTCCAACTACAAACCCGACGTTAACCTTTTAATCGCCTTTTCTCTCTcctcagaaataaacacaaacctcCTGCACGTGCTCAACACGCTCCTGCTGAAAGCTAATCcacatttcagtcattttatatattttcatatagTCATTTTATACATTCCAAAGTGGCtttattcattgtttttatGAAACATGAGTAACATTAACCCGAACAAAACCCAAAGGAAATGTTTAATGCTTTATATTCACGATGATGAGTGTGTAACGGCACCACTCTTAAAgattattgctttattttaatactttatagATAGCAACTAAACCAGaagtctttttttccttttcttttttttcaagaaCAAATCCAGGGAACCTtcgagaaactgaaattataataataaaataaaaaaaagatttatgatgtaatcatatttttttctaaataaatgttcattAAACGTAGATGTTATTGCAAAAGCAGAATAATCtgcccttttaaaaaaaatcgaaTTCTAGTTAGCAAATCGagtttactttttattattcgGTGAaaagtaaacacactcagtcaggTAAATGCGAGTAGATAGTGCTGTTGTTTCGGATCtcaataaagaaatacaaatatCTCGTGTTGCTTGAAAAATCTCAAAGTAAAAAACACCGTATATGTGTGTAGATTACACATCTACACGAACTGATGCATTTACTAATATTTCTACACATAAACATATAGCAATGGAAACAAAGCAACCTTTAAAATCTGCACGTGCTTTTTGTCTCtattttcttatatattataaagcgctgtttttttttgctgaaatgtAAGAATTTTATCTACGAGTTTAAGAAACACACACCGTGTCATGATGAGAAAGAAGTGTAGATgaaaaaggaaggaataaaTATCACATCTAcctgtccatctatctgtctgtctgtccatctatctgtccatgtGACTAtctatttgtgtatgtgtccaactatatgtctgtctgtccatctatctatctgtccatgtgtccatctatctgcctgtctgtccatctatctgtccatgtgtccatctatctatctgtctgtctgtctgaggaaaaacatttttttagccCATGGACAAACAACAAAGAGTTTTATTTATGACAGTGAAAATGTTGTGGTCAATAAACACTAATcctaatttctttttacttttactttcctcaatttaaaagtgacttttttaaAATCCTTCATATGTTTTTCTACTTAAGTCTAATCTTTAACTGTCTAGCCCGCATGCAGGGACTAATTGGTGAGCCCCGGATCACGCCCGTCTGGATAATGAGCGTTTTAACTTGAACTTGGACGTGTGCGGAAGTCTGCTCTTCTTATTATCAGCACTAAAAGTCCACACAAGGCACAATGTCCAGTTGgactaaaaaaaacaccatgaaTAAACTTAATTTATTAATCTGAGTAACATTTACTCATACAAAGCATTCGTGTAGATAatttacacacaataacaactgTGATGTGTTTTGTGCCTAGGATTCTGAAATTGAGTTTAAAATGCACTTTTAGGGCGGATTATAAATTAATTACGAATACTGCTTTATCTTTAAAGTGTTTTCGGCATACTTATTTCAGTTCTTATTAATCATTGTCATTTTAATCCTTTGTAAACTTTTTGCTGTTGTCTAACATTTACTTGATTTATTCAGactacactgcagtacacttgagatgtttgtggtgtgtgtttcaggctaCAAGCGAAAGGAAAGCGATTTTTTCCGCCCGATAttatagaagcctttattattataataactgtGTGTAATATAGTAactgtatttaatatataaacacCGGTAcatattcttttttaattatttttgttgtacAAATACCTTGTTATCTCTGGaaataatacagaaaaatgTGCCGATTTGATATTGAAGTGCACCGTTTTTAGATTCTTTACATGATCATGAAAAAATTACAAGAAagactttcattaaaaaaaagcgtTTGCCATTGAGCTTGACGCCATTTCCCtgctttttaatttaatacagtttgtattgtgtgtgtgtgtgtgtgtgtgtacaagtaatgaaataaaattaaaaattaaaatccttTTTATTAGACCTTAGAATAAATTGATAGTAGTTTAATTTTATAACTTTATATTTAactttagatttagattttctctatcacatttgtttattaaacacagGCAGCTCGTAAGAAAGTCTCTTACACTGAAAACTCAACatatacacatgaacacactcatacacaccactCCATCATTTCGCtgctaataaataatacagacGACCGCCATGTTTGCTTTTAACTTCAccgtcagacatttcttttgGTATGGAAATTCGGCCATAAAATCAAAcgattttaaaagaaaatattttaatataagcAGATGTTGGTATAGATGGGTCCAGAGGAATGAAGGTCTTTATCCAGGCTCCAGTACTCCTGTTGTGTcgtgtttgatggtgaacttGTAATGTTCCAGTGAATCCAGCTCAGAACTTTAAGCACTGTCTCAAATATGAAAAAGTCATTGAGACACCTCCACGTGTAGAGCACAATGAATCGAGTTTCGTCATATATTCCAGCTCGGAAGGAAATTCGGCTCATATTGCAGCCTCTGGAGCAGCTGAAGGTTAAGAGCTTGCTTAAAGGATCAGCAGCTTGTCCGTGCTAGAAGAACTGCTGAGACCCCTGTGTCCACAAAGATCATGTTTTAGCATCACGTATTAATATGAAAGATTTTCTATGGATGTTGTACAACAGGCTCTAGAGATGagtctgatatatatatatatatatatatatatatatatatataggttctTTAGATTATGTTCATTCTGATTCTTCTTTTCCTGAAATCCCTGACTGGCTATGATAGTCATAATAATCACTCTAGTAGAAAGggtaaaatgctgtaaaatgcTAAAGTGGAGTTTAGTGGAAAATGAATAATTCACTCTTCTGGGTGCAagcaaatatttaaacatttattatactGTTTGTGGAactgtaaaaacaacaaaaaacggGTTTAATGCTTAACACTTTTAAAGCATCCTGTGAACGTGCAATTTTCTGTCAGTACAACAGAAGTTAAATCCTGTCCGAGTAACACGTTGGTATATTGGTAGAGCAAAAAAGCTTTCATTTAGTATTTAAACACGTGCTATatgtttcatcatttttcatcacgACTGAAAATGTCGTGTTTTCGTGTTTTCATCTCCGCCATTTAAACACTCATATATAGATTATCCAGGTTTTGCTAAAGCTGATTTTTtaagtattaataatattaagcaAACGTCCGCATTACGTGATGAAGCCTGGACGCTTGTGTACATAAACCTACATTTGTACACGAGCTTTCTCAGATTTCTAGGCTAGCACAATAGAATAATACAACATCACTTCGCGTActtctttattgtttattttatttttttcctcacaaactTAATGATTTTCTGACAAATACAAAGTTCTCAATTAGGTCCTTAATTTTGAATCATACACAACAGAggtttgcttttgttttaaaatacagTCAAAGGtaatcctttaaaaaaataatacaaataatatagaCAACTAAACGCCCTACATCCAAAATGACATCATGTAGCCTATAAACAAATGtggtttataaataaaaagaatccaAAAATCCGTATAAAGCTCGAAGACGTTTATTCAGACAGGTTTAGAGATTCAGAAGTCTAATGTTTCACAGATTCTAGCTTTCCCTGGTTTAcagaatgttttcttttaccCCCGGAAGTTTCACCGAAAACTGGTTTAACTGCGCTCCGTGTGAGTGTGAAGTTCGTTCATGTCCGTCTAGACTGATTACGACTTTGTTTTGTCTGGGCTTCTACCTTGACCTTGGACCTCCGGCCAGCTGGCGTTTGAAGGAATGGTCAATATTTGTGAGCTATCTGCCTCCCGGTCCAAATTAGTCTCTTCTCCTTTGTAGACACTCgagtgttatttactttaagcAGAGTTATTCACAGCAGATTTAAACTCCTCTTAAAGTCCTTACAAGTCagctgaaatctctctctctctctctctctctctctctctctctctctctctctctctctagctgtaagttaaaatctaaattattagttatggtgtaaaaaaaaattccacattGGTTGTATACCTGGGAAAGATTTCCTCATTTCCTAACAGTATTTTTCATATCCTACCTGGTTTCTGTTCATTAATAACACGCTGAATATGTTTTCGGattcaaacaaacagaaatgttaTGATTTATATGTAGAATTAgtaagggtttttttgttgcacAAATTACCTTTAATCATGAAATAATATTGATGACATCGAAGCTGCATTGAAgtgaaatgttatttttatgaaaaagaTTTTGCGCCTCTTCACGGACCTCTTACTTCCTCCTGTAAATGAGGTGTCCTCCCCTTTAAGGCTATAGTTTAaggcttctttttttccccagccaATGAGAAGCTGAGATTTAAAATGATCCTACAAAACGTTATGTACGAGCTCCCACTTAAAGGGATGAGATGTCTTTTTCCttctgcttctctttctcttcttctgcttcttcttgttagtgtcagcaaaaaaaaaaaaaaaactcgagTCGGTCTTTAATTACGAATCGCACGAAGTGAGGCTTGGTGGACGCGCATGcgcagaaagaaaggagaagaaggGAAGAAAATGAGCTTGgaagtgagaggtgaagtgtcTCTCTTTCGGAGCACTACtcggctttttttttaaagcatcgATAGCTCATGACATGACTCGGACGGTTGTGGATACCTGaccttgatttatttatttatttatttatttgcaaaaaaggaagaagaataacaaaaacaaaaacaaaaaaaataatcacgAATGAACTAGACAAGCCATGGAGGGACTGAGCGGGAACTGTCCTGCCTCTCATTGCAGAGAGCTGATCTCTCACCCCGGACTAGGGCGACACTCTGGGACTATCATGCCCCACCAGGGCTCGATTTACTCCGATATCTCCTCTCCGGAGGGCGGAAGGCAATGTCCAGGGCCTCAGAACCCCTCCTCCGGGGCATCTTTGGGTTACAATTACCCTTACTCTTACTACGAATGCCGTTTGAGTCATTCTCACGGTGTTAATGTGCAGAAGCCGTGCTCTTATCACCCCGCTGAGAAATACCCCGAGCACGGGGAAGAGCTCTCCAACCGAGCGAAAGAACTGGCTTTTTACCCGGGTTTTGCTGGCTCTTACCAAACCGTCCCGGGATATCTGGACATGGCGGTGATGCCGGGAATCGGCGCTCATCCAGAAGTGCGGCACGAGAGCTTAATCCCGGTGGATGGATATAATCACTGGGCACTGAGCAACGGATGGGATGGACAAGTGTGTTTTTCCAAAGAGCAGAGTCAACAGAGCCACCTCTGGAAGTCACCTTTTCCAGGTTATATGCTATGCTAACGCcgattgaaataaataaataaataaataaataaataaattttaaaaaaaaatgttttgcacATATTAATACAAAATGCCtcttctgtatttattatttatccaaTAATctagcttgtgtgtgtatatgtagatatatttatacttaCTGCACAGAGAGACGATGAAAAATTTTGTGTTGTAAATTTTAGACATTCTGTAGACACGTGTTGCTTGAAGACTGCTAGCTCTAATTCTGTTCCAATTCTATTCAAAGTTCATGTACAAGGTATAAGAATGTCAACGATTCACACGCAACGCGTCAAAATgtaaagcgtgtgtgtgtgtgtgtgtgtgtgtgttaaagtcaTTTATGTAGCAgcattagatttatttatttacttacttatttatgtttgttttttttggaagaaattTAGTTAACACTTATCGATAAacgatgtgttatagtgtttgttatattaatattatatgactagtgtattattattattattattattattattattattataaatattaatcatATTGTTGTGGTATGTTTTGTGCTAAGGTTTCAGTCAGAGACAGGAAGCGAGAGAGTAGTAGTGGTCCTGTAGCCCTGTGTGTATAGgcctgtgtgtgcgcgtgtgtgtgtgtgtgtgtgtgtgtgtgtaagcaggtTAAACTCTGTATTGCAT from Hemibagrus wyckioides isolate EC202008001 linkage group LG21, SWU_Hwy_1.0, whole genome shotgun sequence harbors:
- the hoxc13b gene encoding homeobox protein Hox-C13b; the encoded protein is MEGLSGNCPASHCRELISHPGLGRHSGTIMPHQGSIYSDISSPEGGRQCPGPQNPSSGASLGYNYPYSYYECRLSHSHGVNVQKPCSYHPAEKYPEHGEELSNRAKELAFYPGFAGSYQTVPGYLDMAVMPGIGAHPEVRHESLIPVDGYNHWALSNGWDGQVCFSKEQSQQSHLWKSPFPEVVPLQAEVSSYRRGRKKRVPYTKIQLKELEKEYASNKFITKDKRRRISTITNLSERQVTIWFQNRRVKEKKTVCKSKSSAHMHAT